AGAGTCACTGCCTCCTGTTGAGAAAGAACTGCAAACAAGCTAATCTGAACACTGTCTACATACCCAACAGCAAGAAACCCTttaaagaggaataaaacgATGCACTTAAAAAGTAAAGCAACAATGGTCCTTCCAGACACTCTAGACACGATAATGCATGTATGATCTTTATCAGAGATTATACAATgttatgtcagtgttgtgtctCTTGACTGCAGCAGTAAAACACTATGAATTGTGTAGAAATGTGCAAATGATCTCTGAATGAGATGAAGAAAGATAGAAAACTAAAATCTAGACCCCAAGTGATAATAGATTTTTTAGGCTTACATCAAAGGATGCAAAATCTGCTATCGtttatataaacacataatatTAACAAACATTCTGATGATGatctcttacttttttttttattaatagtGACCATCGACCAAGTTTGTACTAAGTGGGATATTTTATAGTTAACAAATTGACTTGTCAGTGCTTGGTGATGGACAAATTATGtactgtttctaaatgacctccAATGTATATCTGCATTTCTGTAATGTACACGCCAATACCAATTTATCTATGACTTATCTAACAAAACAGTAGGAAATATTATCAGCACTATCTTACCGGCTCTCCCCAGTTCCTCCTCAGGTCAGGGTGGTCCCATTGGTACCAGGGGTCCCTCTCATGCTGAGATCTTGCAGGAAGCTTTGGATAATCACCATagctacaaaaacacaaaatgatggcATATGTCATCTATTTAAATACTGTTGCTGGTGATGATGTAAGTACATTCTTTACGTGTGCATCTGGTAAACATAACCATGAGGACGTTGTACTTTTCCGCACCTGTCTTTGCTCTACTAAGAAATGACGTACAGTTTAAACTACTATGAATGTCAGATTCATTCAGAATAAATCTCACCCCTCGCCTTTGTCGGGATATGGTTCGTAGTCCTCAACCCTCATGTTGTACTTCTTTGCTGCAGCAGCTCTCTCCTCAGGGGTATTCGGGAACGGACCAGGTAGACTATCCTTTGACGTAGCAGAAGCTGAAACAACAATCGGTGAATATGTGAATAAAACAGGTCACGCATATAAAGAATTTTGGAAAGAAACAACAATGTTATTCTGCTCGCCTTCACCCTCATTCAGAACAACGGTAGCCgcgtagctaacgttagcatgtcAAGGTTACGTAAATTCGGGGCTTCAGACTTTAAAAATTTGACACGTATCTTCGGAGAGATTCATCAGACAGCTTTGCAAAATGTTATAGTATAACTGACCTGCTCTACTTCCCGACAGAAGGGCTGGAATACCAGACCCTTTGCCTTTAGAAAGGGCTAGGGCCAACCGCCGGAAACCAACACCAGCCATGTTTACTAGCTGCTGCTGTCGGACAGACTAAGAAGTACGCATGCGCAGGGTTGGAAGTACGGGTCGACATTAGGACCAAATTCTTAAATCTACAGTGTACAAAACGTCTACATTGATGTTGTAGTGGTGACTGCTGACTGTGCCGACTATTCTCGATTAGTTGTTTAgacaatgaaatgttaaaaaaaaaaaaaaagcaaaaaatgcattcataATTTCTCAGAGGCGACGATGAGGTCTTCAAATTGTtgtttgtctgactaacagtccaaaatgtAAGGATATTCAATaaactgtcatatatgacaaggAAGAACAGCAActgttcacatttgagaagctggaaccatcaggtttttgttatttatgctTGAAAAAAGACTATAACGATTgtttgataatcaaaatagttgcagattcattttctgttgattgactaatcgttgcagttctACTGCTGACTGGCCCATTATGTCtattaataacagtaatatCAAGAGTGATAACAAAAGAAACTATAAATACATGAGGATTTGTTTTATAGtgtttaattcatatttatttttcaggagCAGACACCATCACATCAGAGAAAAGTGTGAAAGTGACATGAAAACTCCTCCAGTGGCTGAAGGGAACGTGTTCTCAGAGTGAATGCACTGAAGCTCTGAGTCCTGTTCCACTTCCCATCAGATCCAGCTCAGGGGCACGTATGCATTTACTGGGGGATCGTCACTCTGCCACCGGTGATAAATTAAAGAAAGTCCATCAGAGAAGGTCTGCAATGTCCTTCTCTACTTTCTCAATGGGACAGTGGAGTTCATACCTGCAGCATAGAGAAAACATTAGACCCACTGTAATATGTTAGACCTAACGAAGGGCTTTTGAGATTTATAATTTTAGGTCTATGGCATATGACTTTACCTTCTGAAGGGTATGCCATCTGCAGTAATGAGGAACTTCTCAAAATTCCACCGAATATCATTAACTTTGATTGGGGACCAGTAGAATTTCTTTATATCTCCAATAACAGGGTTCACAAATGGCAAAGATTCCTGTGATAAGAAATGACAGTGTCAGCCTACAAGTGATTCATTCATTAATCctatatgtatatttaaatCTTATATACAAAGCACAATACCTTTAGATAGGTGAAAAGCGGCTCTTCATTTAATCCATTCACCTCAACTTTGCTAAAGACAGGAAACTTTGGCACGAACCCTGCACCAGGTCTCACATACCTCAGAATATTTAAAGTTTCATGATTCACCTCTGTAAAAATATAAGTAAAGAGTTATTCATGATGTATGTGTCATGAAAAccataatgtgtgtgttcagaaatTTGTGGatttatacaaaatacatttacaaaagtACTGTACTTCTGTACAGGTTTGATGTACTTGTACTcaatttgagtatttccatttaactTTACATTTCTACTTATATATCTACTCCATTACATATTTTACTTGTTGTTCCACTACATCCATTCATTTACAAGATACCTTTCATATTCACATTAAGATTTTCCATACAAAACATaagaaatatgatgcattgctATAGATCAAACTGCCCAACAGTATATGAATATGGATATAATCAAATTAGCTTACATGTTCATGCATCAGCAATAATAAtcatacaaaaatgtaatcatAAAACACCGAAAAGGGCAATTCTGTATTATGAGTACTGTGCAGTATATGCTACCTCTGTTAAATTACAAAAGCTTTAATGTACCTACCAGGCGACTGAAGACCAAATTGGTTGCAGGGGAATCCTAGGACAGTGAAGTTGAGGTCACCAAACATTTCCATCAGTGCATTCAGTCGGTGGTACTAAGGAGCGAATGAGGGAAAAGAGCTCAAAATCAAATAcctctaataaaaaaaaaaaatgactgcacTGGTTATGTGTTATGAGATAATGTGGTCTGACTGTAATCAATCAGTGCTTCTGCAGAACATTACCTCCTCTATTGTTGACCCTCAGAAGGTGGCAACGTTGACGACCAGAAGCACCTTACCCCTGAAGTTACTGAGCGGAACCAGCTGTCCGTCCAGGGTCTCAGCAGAGAAATCATAGATTGATTTATTCGCCATGCCTGGACTTTAGCTTGTATATGGGATTGTAGTCAGTCAAGAGTGAGTATTCACTCAGCTATCCTGTTGGCTCTTCTCATTCTCTGAAACATACCTCATGGGTCAGCAATTGTTCAGCATGACTGACTTCATTGTTCTTCTGGGCAGAGGTGAGTTTGCAGAATGGTCATTTGTTCAACAGATGTAACATAGGAAGCGTGGCTGTTAGGACAGTGACAGCTAATTGGGattcaaattaaatgaacaaaattgaCATGTATGGGTCTGAAGAACACAGTAATTTGGCAGCATCCATTCCTCTTTACTACTGACAGTTACAGAAAGTAGTGTAACATTAAGGTGAGAGCTGCAGTAAATAAAATACGGGAGTTTTTACACTGATTTCTCcagtttttgtgtgttaataGTTTTATCACAATGAGACAGACTGTTCATTTTGTTTCTGCAAAGTTAAatctgtgcagtgttttgttcTTTAACACAACAGTATtggtctattttttttaaaaaaaaattctttccTGATCAGATCTATGTACAGGTTACTTTGTAACTATTCATTAAATGTAGGAAAAGACTGCTGACATTGTTTTGTGCACAAAAGATAAAAAGTCCAACAGGAAACCGACCAATTCTGGAAGATATATGATTATAAAGTATAAGaggtctaaaaaaaaacattcaaaagagTTGTTTTAAAAATCCTGAAGGCAAaccaatgtgtttttttcctcccgctttattggccaaatattgaaatacacaatacacaaaaacaatatacatatacagGAAAATCATCACAAAAAACTGTTGAACAATTTCAAAAAGGACATAGAAGGGCATTAAAGGCACAGCACCAAAAAAATGGAatcatgtattttaaaaaatccccaATACAAATAAGAGAactgaggaaaataaataagtaaataaataaagattacaGGTGTGTAAAATGCCTTTATCATGATCTCTGACGTGAACCCGGAAGGTTGACACTGATGCATTCACTTTACTGCCTCGTAAACGCCAACGTCCATCTTTACAGTAGGCAGAAATCTCTAAAATACGACGCCCTCGACATTCATATAGGTATATCTTTGGTAGAAAGCGACAAGAAATTCACTCCTTATTCACAAGGTGGTGataattattgttttagttAAGTAAAATGGCACAGAATTGGGCTACGTTGTGCTGAAATAACAAAACGAGTGGGGAAAAAATAGCCTTCAAAGTGGATAACATTGGTTTTAATCTATGAAAAGAGTTAATACTGTATCACAGTGACCATCACTTCCTAATACTGATTCAGTCTCCATATGTTGAAAAATTCACCCTTGTTTGATAGTTAATGTGCCACCCGATCTTAATGTAATGTAGCTTTTTCCGACAGTAAGCGAAGGCAGCATTGGGCTTGGTTATTCTTCAATTGCTCGCAAAATGCTGAAggaaaatatattattttggcATCTTTGTGGAGAACAACACGTccttaaaaactctgtataacAAATCCAAGCCATAATGGATGAAGAGGCAAAAACACGAACGTAAGTGCATCTTAAATACTGAATTTTGTATCTTGAAAGCAGCTGGAGCGGCTGCTAtcgagctaacgttagctgagtTAACGTTAACGTTACACAGCTAGCGAGCAACAACGACCAAGTCACTGAGAAATGTAGCTCTATTTATTTATGGCAGCTGACTTCGGTTTAAGTATATAGCCTATCATCGTGACAAGGCTGATATagcattaattattgctaatgtAATGTTGCTGTCATTATTCTTGCTCTTTAAAGTGTTTAACAGTTACTATGCTCCCGTTTAAACTGCTTTGGCTGCAGTAACAAAGTTCAGCTGTAAACACGGTTTGCGTTTCTTCACCAGATGTCATCTTTTGGATTTGCCCTGGGAGGATGTACTAATCCCTCACATTTTATGCCATTTGCCACTGCAACACATTGTCAGCTTGCAGAGGGTGAGCAAGCAGTTCCATAACCTCATCCAGGTGTATCTAGCCAACTGCAGGACATTTGATCTGTCCCCGGTAAGTCCCGATGAGTGTTGCGTTTCATGTTTCCaacctttaaatatatattgagAGGCATTTATCGTTGCTGCACAAGTTCTTGAAGAAatctgctctctgctctgctgtgataTGCACAGGTTGGACCATGCATCCCCAAGGAGGCGTTTTGCTCCATGTTAAAGGACAACAAAGTTCTCCAGAGCCTGTCACTTCAGAACTGTTCAGACTGGGTGACAGACCAGGAGCTGCTGCCAGTTATCGGCCAGAACCAGCATCTGCTGAGAGTGGACATGAGCGGGTGTGCTTGGCTCACCCGCCACTCCCTGGTGGCTGTGT
This sequence is a window from Thunnus albacares chromosome 20, fThuAlb1.1, whole genome shotgun sequence. Protein-coding genes within it:
- the ndufb8 gene encoding NADH dehydrogenase [ubiquinone] 1 beta subcomplex subunit 8, mitochondrial encodes the protein MAGVGFRRLALALSKGKGSGIPALLSGSRAASATSKDSLPGPFPNTPEERAAAAKKYNMRVEDYEPYPDKGEGYGDYPKLPARSQHERDPWYQWDHPDLRRNWGEPMHWDFDMYIRNRVDTSPSPVSWSSMCKQLFGFIGFMLFMFYLGEKFPAYQPVAEKQYPYNNLYLEKGGNPEKEPEEVKHYEI
- the gpx9 gene encoding glutathione peroxidase 9, which produces MANKSIYDFSAETLDGQLVPLSNFRGKVLLVVNVATFUGSTIEEYHRLNALMEMFGDLNFTVLGFPCNQFGLQSPEVNHETLNILRYVRPGAGFVPKFPVFSKVEVNGLNEEPLFTYLKESLPFVNPVIGDIKKFYWSPIKVNDIRWNFEKFLITADGIPFRRYELHCPIEKVEKDIADLL